A single genomic interval of Romboutsia ilealis harbors:
- a CDS encoding 3D domain-containing protein, whose translation MKIKEKHKIVVFLSSVLIMIISLFSYQILKKEQIKITVNGKEIITSSFKKNIKSLLDEKGIEYDDYDKITPDINDELKDYMQINIVKIDIKEQKEYEKVPFEITINEDDSLSKGETKVDQEGKDGEKEITYELIYEDGKLVEKNLVSEKVIKNPTDKVIKKGTKEEITVASRGSNSRQMSVVATAYATGTITSTGTKPKWGTIAVDPNVIPYGTKVYIPKFNMTFTAEDCGGAIKGNKIDIFMGSKKEAYSWGRQTIDIYILN comes from the coding sequence ATGAAAATTAAGGAGAAACATAAAATAGTTGTATTTTTATCTTCTGTTTTAATAATGATAATATCATTGTTTTCATACCAGATACTAAAAAAAGAACAAATCAAAATAACGGTAAATGGTAAAGAAATAATAACATCATCATTTAAGAAAAATATAAAATCTCTATTAGATGAAAAAGGCATAGAATACGATGATTATGACAAGATAACACCTGATATAAATGATGAATTAAAAGACTATATGCAAATAAATATAGTAAAGATTGATATAAAAGAGCAAAAAGAATATGAGAAAGTACCGTTTGAGATAACTATAAATGAAGATGATAGCTTATCAAAAGGAGAAACTAAAGTAGATCAGGAAGGAAAAGATGGAGAAAAAGAAATTACATATGAACTAATTTATGAAGATGGGAAATTGGTTGAGAAAAATTTAGTATCAGAAAAAGTAATAAAGAATCCAACTGATAAAGTTATAAAAAAGGGAACAAAAGAAGAGATTACGGTAGCTTCAAGGGGAAGTAACTCTAGGCAAATGAGTGTTGTTGCAACAGCTTATGCAACGGGCACAATAACTTCAACAGGAACAAAACCTAAATGGGGAACAATAGCTGTTGATCCAAACGTAATACCCTATGGTACAAAAGTATATATTCCAAAATTTAATATGACATTTACTGCAGAAGACTGCGGTGGAGCTATAAAAGGGAATAAAATAGATATATTTATGGGAAGTAAGAAAGAGGCATATAGCTGGGGAAGGCAAACAATAGATATATACATATTAAATTAA
- a CDS encoding cation:dicarboxylate symporter family transporter: protein MGESSFFPQFLMITDIKTIIFIAVLIGTFFIVKQFEKKKVKFSTRTIYATIIGLILGVIIQLVAGLPEDPAGVTWLQEVTKWYGLFGSGFMDLLKMLVVPMVFVSILRVIINMGEGDDLGRLTFKSLGMLLMTTALAAIVGIVVGNVMKLGVGTDVVATADTELREITPLVDTLRGLLPSNPVASMADGNIVAIIIFATFLGLAVKRLSKKYLDIIKPFIDLVEAFYKIIVSVAMTVIKFMPYAVVALLANTITARGLASMISVVQFVVALYISVAIMFIVHLVIIAINGLNPITYIKNAAEPLLLAFTSRSSLGTLPVTIEALTDKQGVEEGVASFTASLGANMGMNGCAGIYPALMAVTIANMANIEMNASFYAMLLVVITISSLGIAGLPGTATMAVSVVLSGVGIGSYFPLAGGILAIDPILDMGRTMLNVNGATTTAVTVGKSLKKLDKEVFNGASVSENK, encoded by the coding sequence ATGGGAGAGAGTTCATTTTTTCCACAATTCCTTATGATTACAGATATAAAAACTATTATTTTTATAGCTGTACTTATAGGAACATTCTTTATTGTTAAGCAGTTCGAAAAGAAGAAAGTTAAATTTTCTACAAGAACAATATATGCAACAATAATAGGACTTATATTAGGGGTTATCATACAATTAGTAGCAGGACTTCCAGAAGATCCAGCAGGGGTTACTTGGTTACAAGAAGTTACTAAATGGTATGGATTATTTGGTTCAGGATTTATGGATCTATTAAAGATGTTAGTTGTTCCAATGGTATTTGTATCAATATTAAGAGTTATCATAAACATGGGTGAAGGTGATGATTTAGGAAGATTAACATTTAAATCATTAGGAATGTTACTTATGACAACTGCACTTGCTGCAATAGTTGGTATAGTAGTAGGTAATGTTATGAAACTAGGGGTAGGAACGGATGTAGTAGCTACAGCCGATACAGAACTTAGAGAAATAACTCCTTTAGTTGATACTTTAAGAGGATTACTACCATCAAATCCTGTTGCATCTATGGCTGATGGAAATATAGTTGCTATAATAATATTTGCTACTTTCTTAGGACTTGCAGTAAAGAGACTAAGCAAAAAGTATTTAGATATTATAAAGCCATTTATAGATTTAGTAGAAGCATTCTATAAAATAATAGTCTCAGTTGCTATGACAGTAATTAAGTTTATGCCGTATGCAGTAGTTGCTTTACTAGCTAATACTATAACAGCTCGCGGATTAGCATCTATGATATCTGTTGTTCAGTTTGTAGTAGCATTATACATATCAGTTGCTATAATGTTTATCGTACATTTAGTAATAATAGCAATAAATGGATTAAATCCAATAACTTATATAAAAAATGCTGCAGAACCATTACTTCTTGCGTTTACATCTAGATCAAGTTTAGGTACATTACCTGTTACAATAGAGGCTTTAACTGATAAACAAGGTGTTGAAGAAGGTGTTGCAAGTTTCACTGCAAGTTTAGGCGCTAATATGGGTATGAATGGATGTGCTGGTATATACCCTGCATTAATGGCAGTAACAATAGCTAATATGGCTAACATTGAAATGAACGCGAGCTTCTACGCTATGCTTTTAGTTGTTATAACTATAAGTTCGTTAGGTATAGCAGGACTTCCAGGAACAGCTACAATGGCAGTTTCAGTAGTTTTATCAGGGGTAGGTATCGGATCATACTTCCCACTAGCTGGTGGAATACTTGCAATAGATCCAATACTTGATATGGGACGTACAATGTTAAATGTAAATGGTGCAACCACTACAGCTGTAACAGTTGGTAAGTCTCTTAAAAAGTTAGATAAAGAAGTATTTAATGGTGCTTCAGTTTCAGAAAATAAGTAA